From Domibacillus sp. DTU_2020_1001157_1_SI_ALB_TIR_016, a single genomic window includes:
- the mnmA gene encoding tRNA 2-thiouridine(34) synthase MnmA, translating into MKAPKDTRVVVGMSGGVDSSVAALLLKEQGYDVVGIFMKNWDDTDEFGVCTATEDYEDVIRVCNQIGIPYYAVNFEKQYWDKVFTYFLDEYKAGRTPNPDVMCNKEIKFKAFLDHAMKLGADYLATGHYARIDRSGGEVKMLRGVDDNKDQTYFLNQLSQSQLEKVMFPIGELEKKRVRELAAEAGLATATKKDSTGICFIGERNFKEFLGQYLPAQPGDMVTFDGLKMGRHDGLMYYTIGQRHGLGIGGSGEPWFVGGKNLKTNELYVVQGFHHESLYSDSLDAVQVGFTTNEPMPETFHCTAKFRYRQADTGVTVTQTGDGTARVVFDEPVRAITPGQAVVLYDGDVCLGGGTIDKVYKENKQLDYVG; encoded by the coding sequence ATGAAAGCACCGAAAGACACCCGTGTTGTCGTCGGTATGTCAGGAGGCGTTGATTCTTCGGTAGCGGCGCTTTTATTAAAAGAACAAGGGTATGATGTAGTCGGCATTTTTATGAAAAACTGGGATGATACAGACGAATTTGGTGTCTGCACGGCGACTGAAGACTATGAGGACGTTATTCGCGTCTGCAACCAAATTGGTATTCCGTATTACGCGGTTAACTTTGAAAAACAGTATTGGGATAAAGTATTTACCTACTTTTTAGATGAATATAAAGCGGGCCGGACCCCTAATCCGGACGTGATGTGCAACAAAGAAATAAAATTTAAAGCTTTTCTTGATCATGCGATGAAGCTGGGTGCTGATTACTTGGCAACTGGCCACTACGCGCGTATTGATCGTTCCGGCGGTGAAGTGAAAATGCTGCGCGGTGTGGATGATAACAAGGATCAGACCTACTTTTTAAACCAGTTGTCTCAAAGCCAGCTGGAAAAAGTAATGTTCCCTATCGGAGAGCTTGAGAAAAAACGGGTGCGGGAGCTGGCAGCAGAAGCCGGACTCGCGACTGCGACGAAAAAAGACTCGACTGGTATTTGTTTTATCGGCGAGCGCAATTTCAAAGAGTTTTTAGGCCAGTATTTGCCTGCTCAGCCGGGTGATATGGTTACATTCGATGGCCTTAAAATGGGCCGTCATGACGGACTCATGTACTATACAATCGGACAGCGGCACGGTCTTGGGATCGGCGGAAGCGGTGAGCCATGGTTTGTTGGCGGGAAAAATTTAAAAACAAACGAACTGTATGTTGTACAAGGCTTCCATCATGAATCACTGTACTCTGATTCGCTTGACGCTGTGCAAGTGGGCTTTACAACAAACGAACCAATGCCGGAGACGTTCCATTGTACAGCGAAATTCCGTTACCGCCAGGCAGATACCGGCGTGACGGTAACACAAACCGGAGACGGAACAGCGCGGGTCGTTTTTGATGAACCGGTTCGTGCGATCACCCCGGGTCAGGCGGTTGTACTGTATGATGGAGATGTTTGTCTTGGCGGCGGAACAATCGATAAAGTATATAAAGAAAACAAACAGCTCGATTATGTCGGCTGA
- a CDS encoding tetratricopeptide repeat protein: MDKNQQGIELLQEGKWEEALKLFTEQIEEKPEEPAAYINFGHVLAEMNDGERALRFYQKAVEVAPDSSSAQYALGSFYFTNERFEEAAQRFERAIRSGMEEADAYFMLGLSFLYLDQTVMALPYLMRAVELDEDDVEARFQYALALAKTEQYEEAEKNMQKVVEQDPEHADAFYNLGVLYAGHYEQADKAAQFFDRALEIQPDHMLAGYGKKMLEKAE, encoded by the coding sequence ATGGATAAAAATCAGCAGGGTATTGAATTGTTACAAGAAGGAAAATGGGAAGAAGCACTTAAGCTTTTCACCGAGCAAATTGAAGAAAAGCCGGAAGAACCAGCTGCATATATTAATTTTGGCCATGTACTGGCTGAGATGAATGATGGGGAACGGGCATTAAGATTTTATCAAAAAGCGGTTGAGGTCGCTCCTGACTCGAGTTCAGCTCAATACGCGCTTGGCTCTTTTTATTTTACGAATGAGCGTTTTGAAGAAGCCGCGCAGCGCTTTGAAAGAGCCATCCGGAGCGGAATGGAAGAAGCGGATGCTTACTTTATGCTGGGGCTGTCTTTTTTATATTTGGATCAAACTGTGATGGCGCTGCCGTATTTAATGCGTGCGGTGGAATTGGATGAAGACGATGTGGAAGCGCGCTTTCAATATGCGCTTGCTCTGGCAAAAACAGAGCAGTATGAAGAAGCAGAGAAAAACATGCAAAAAGTCGTCGAGCAGGACCCTGAGCACGCCGATGCTTTTTACAACCTCGGTGTTTTATATGCTGGTCATTACGAACAAGCTGACAAAGCAGCTCAATTTTTTGATCGAGCGTTAGAGATTCAGCCGGACCATATGCTGGCAGGCTACGGCAAAAAAATGCTGGAAAAAGCAGAATAA
- a CDS encoding ATP-dependent RecD-like DNA helicase, with amino-acid sequence MQEKRDLFTEGEQFLKGRHIVTIFRNDENFYTVLRVRVTETDGTYDEKEAVVTGYFPAVHEHEMYEFRGHFKDHPRFGRQFIARTAQKEMPQTKQGLVAYLSGDLFKGIGKKTAESIVEILGEQAISKIIADKSCLQNVPRLPAEKADVLYDTLMKHQGLEQIMVALNEFGFGPQLSMKIYQMYYEESLNVIQENPYRLVENIEGIGFVRADEIGAQIGISGGHPDRLKAAILYSLEQQCLQDGHCYIEAEELLRNVKELLDKSANGTAEFEAIAKRLIELEEEGKVAGEEQRVYMPSLYFSEKGLVTNVQRVMEQEPHSFPESEFLLALGELEDRTGISYAPSQKEAIQTALTSPVMILTGGPGTGKTTVIKGIVELYGELHGLSLDPKKYDKDEPFPIKLCAPTGRAAKRMMESTGLPAVTIHRLLGFNGQEDPEEEGNAVGGRLLIVDETSMVDIWLAHQLFKAIPDDMQVILVGDEDQLPSVGPGQVLKDMLASGVIPSVRLTDIYRQEEGSSIISLAHNIKDGVVPETLTAPQKDRSFLRCGTGQIADVIEKVVKNAAGKGYEPRDIQVLAPMYKGPAGIDKLNEVLQQVLNPNEDGQRKEIAFGPVKYRIGDKVLQLVNQPEQNVFNGDIGEIVAIFYAKENTEKEDMVIVSYEGNEVTYTRNDLNQITHAFCCSIHKSQGSEFPIVILPVVKSYYRMLRRNLLYTAITRSRQFLILCGEEEAFRIGIARNDDLVRKTGLADRLSGQEDPEKEAEALTEETWMSIDPMIGMEGITPFDFMVV; translated from the coding sequence GTGCAGGAAAAACGGGATTTATTCACAGAAGGAGAGCAGTTTTTAAAAGGACGGCATATTGTCACGATTTTCCGGAACGATGAAAACTTTTATACCGTTCTGCGTGTCCGTGTGACCGAAACGGACGGAACGTATGATGAAAAAGAAGCGGTGGTAACCGGGTATTTCCCTGCTGTCCATGAGCATGAAATGTATGAGTTTCGCGGTCATTTCAAAGATCATCCAAGGTTTGGGCGGCAGTTTATTGCCCGCACGGCTCAAAAAGAAATGCCGCAGACGAAGCAGGGGCTTGTGGCTTATTTATCCGGGGACTTATTTAAAGGCATCGGCAAAAAAACGGCTGAATCGATTGTAGAGATCCTTGGCGAGCAGGCGATCTCCAAAATTATTGCGGATAAAAGCTGCCTGCAAAACGTACCGCGCCTCCCGGCTGAAAAAGCGGATGTACTGTACGATACGCTGATGAAGCACCAAGGGCTTGAGCAGATTATGGTGGCTCTCAATGAATTTGGCTTCGGGCCGCAGCTATCTATGAAAATTTATCAAATGTATTACGAAGAGTCATTGAACGTCATTCAAGAAAACCCATACCGGCTTGTGGAAAACATCGAAGGAATCGGTTTTGTACGAGCTGATGAAATTGGTGCTCAAATTGGCATTAGCGGAGGGCATCCCGATCGCCTGAAAGCTGCGATTTTATATTCTCTTGAACAGCAGTGCCTTCAAGATGGCCACTGCTATATAGAAGCAGAAGAACTGCTGAGAAACGTAAAGGAGCTGCTCGATAAAAGCGCGAATGGCACAGCGGAATTCGAGGCGATCGCCAAACGGCTGATTGAGCTGGAGGAAGAAGGGAAAGTAGCCGGAGAAGAGCAGCGGGTTTATATGCCGTCTCTTTATTTTTCGGAAAAAGGGCTCGTCACCAACGTGCAGCGTGTAATGGAGCAGGAGCCTCATTCGTTTCCGGAGTCGGAGTTTTTGCTTGCGCTCGGTGAGCTCGAAGACCGTACCGGCATTTCTTACGCTCCTTCCCAGAAGGAAGCCATTCAAACTGCGCTTACTTCACCGGTGATGATTTTAACGGGAGGACCTGGAACGGGGAAAACAACGGTCATAAAAGGGATTGTTGAATTGTACGGTGAACTTCATGGCTTATCGCTCGATCCGAAAAAATATGACAAAGACGAGCCTTTTCCAATCAAGCTTTGCGCGCCGACAGGCCGCGCGGCAAAGAGGATGATGGAGTCAACCGGGCTTCCTGCTGTGACCATCCATCGGCTTCTTGGATTCAACGGACAGGAAGATCCGGAGGAAGAAGGCAATGCAGTTGGAGGACGGCTGTTGATTGTCGATGAAACGTCGATGGTAGATATATGGCTTGCCCATCAGCTGTTTAAAGCGATACCGGACGATATGCAGGTCATACTAGTGGGAGATGAAGACCAGCTTCCATCGGTTGGACCGGGGCAGGTATTAAAAGATATGCTTGCCTCAGGCGTCATTCCGTCCGTGCGGCTGACGGATATTTACCGCCAGGAAGAAGGCTCTTCCATCATCAGCCTGGCCCACAACATCAAAGACGGCGTGGTTCCGGAAACACTCACGGCTCCCCAGAAAGACCGTTCTTTTCTCCGGTGTGGAACCGGACAAATTGCGGATGTCATCGAAAAAGTCGTGAAAAATGCTGCGGGGAAAGGATATGAGCCGAGGGACATTCAAGTGCTCGCCCCCATGTATAAAGGACCGGCAGGCATTGATAAGCTCAACGAGGTGCTGCAGCAGGTGCTCAACCCAAACGAAGACGGCCAGCGGAAAGAAATTGCGTTTGGCCCGGTTAAATATCGAATTGGCGACAAGGTGCTGCAGCTCGTAAATCAGCCGGAGCAAAATGTATTTAATGGAGATATCGGAGAGATTGTCGCCATTTTTTATGCAAAAGAAAACACAGAAAAAGAAGACATGGTCATTGTTTCATACGAAGGCAATGAAGTAACCTATACACGCAATGACTTAAACCAAATTACACATGCGTTTTGCTGCTCAATTCATAAGTCGCAGGGAAGTGAATTCCCGATCGTGATTTTGCCGGTCGTTAAAAGCTATTATCGTATGCTGAGGCGGAATCTTCTGTATACAGCCATTACGAGAAGCCGGCAGTTTTTAATCCTGTGCGGCGAGGAAGAAGCGTTTCGAATCGGCATTGCCCGCAACGATGACCTGGTACGAAAAACAGGCCTTGCGGACCGGCTCTCCGGTCAAGAAGACCCCGAAAAAGAAGCAGAAGCACTGACTGAAGAAACATGGATGTCGATCGATCCAATGATCGGCATGGAAGGTATTACGCCTTTCGATTTTATGGTGGTATAG
- the alaS gene encoding alanine--tRNA ligase encodes MKTLTGAEIRRLYLDFFQEKGHRVEPSAPLVPIDDPSLLWINSGVATLKKYFDGRIIPDNPRITNAQKSIRTNDIENVGKTARHHTFFEMLGNFSIGEYFKTEAIHWAWEFLTDEKWIGFDPEKLSVTIHPEDEEAYLIWKNEVGVPEERIIRLEGNFWDIGEGPSGPNTEIFYDRGAEYGDDENDPELYPGGENERYLEVWNLVFSEFNHNPDGTYTPLPKKNIDTGMGLERMASVVQNVPTNFDTDLFMPIIRETERVSGEQYGVDPEKDTAFKVIADHIRTVAFAIGDGALPSNEGRGYVLRRLLRRAVRYAKQIGINRPFMYELVPVVGEVMNDYYPEVSEKSAFIQKVIKNEEVRFHETLNEGLAILSAVIEKAKAAGSNTIEGADVFRLYDTYGFPVELTEEYAEEEGMKADQAGFEREMQQQRERARAARQDTESMQVQGGVLSSVKEESAFTYDRLTVDTTVAVLIKDGVLVEEAHEGEEIQFILKETPFYAESGGQIADKGTVESETARVVVKDVQKAPNGQNVHSAVVESGTLSVGSAVTAKVDVLSRGKIIKNHTATHLMHQALKDVLGTHVNQAGSLVEPDRLRFDFSHFGQVTADEIAQVEGIVNEKIWQGIAVETAFKPIAEAKAMGAMALFGEKYGDIVRVVSVGDFSLELCGGCHVVNTAEIGLFKVLSESGIGAGTRRIEAVTGEGAFRYLNEQAAVLKEAASKLKSNPKDILTKVDSLQTEMRELQRENESLSKKLSNIEAGSLSDNIETVNGVQLLAAKVQAADMNALRTMADELKQKVTPGVIVLVAEADGKVNVVTAVTGDLTEKGFHAGKLVKEVAGCLGGGGGGRPDMAQAGGKDPSKIDEALQIAIEWVKSI; translated from the coding sequence ATGAAAACATTAACAGGTGCGGAGATCCGCCGCCTTTATCTAGACTTTTTCCAGGAAAAAGGACACCGTGTTGAACCGAGCGCGCCGCTTGTGCCGATTGACGATCCAAGTCTGCTCTGGATTAACAGCGGGGTGGCAACATTAAAAAAATATTTTGACGGGCGTATTATTCCGGATAATCCGCGTATCACAAACGCGCAAAAGTCGATCCGGACGAATGATATTGAAAATGTCGGTAAAACGGCGCGTCATCATACATTTTTTGAGATGCTTGGCAACTTTTCGATCGGTGAATATTTTAAAACGGAAGCGATTCACTGGGCATGGGAGTTTTTAACAGACGAAAAATGGATCGGTTTTGATCCGGAGAAACTGTCTGTTACGATTCATCCAGAAGATGAAGAAGCGTATCTTATTTGGAAAAACGAAGTGGGTGTGCCGGAAGAACGGATTATCCGTTTAGAAGGAAACTTCTGGGATATTGGTGAAGGCCCATCCGGTCCGAACACGGAAATCTTTTATGACCGCGGCGCCGAATATGGAGATGACGAAAACGATCCCGAGTTATATCCCGGCGGCGAAAATGAACGTTATTTAGAAGTATGGAATCTTGTATTCTCTGAATTTAACCATAATCCAGACGGTACTTACACACCGCTTCCAAAGAAAAATATTGATACAGGTATGGGTCTTGAGCGCATGGCTTCTGTTGTGCAAAATGTGCCGACCAACTTCGATACCGATCTTTTTATGCCGATTATTCGTGAAACAGAGCGGGTTTCGGGTGAACAATACGGGGTGGATCCGGAGAAAGACACAGCATTTAAAGTGATTGCCGACCATATCCGTACGGTTGCATTTGCAATTGGCGATGGTGCGCTGCCATCAAACGAAGGCCGCGGCTACGTGCTTCGCCGTCTTCTTCGCCGTGCTGTACGTTATGCAAAGCAAATTGGTATTAACCGTCCATTTATGTATGAACTGGTACCGGTTGTCGGTGAAGTGATGAATGATTATTATCCGGAAGTATCAGAAAAATCGGCGTTCATTCAAAAAGTTATCAAAAATGAAGAAGTACGTTTCCATGAAACGCTTAACGAAGGGCTTGCCATTCTTTCAGCTGTCATCGAAAAAGCGAAAGCGGCCGGTTCCAATACCATTGAAGGCGCGGATGTTTTCCGTTTATACGACACGTATGGCTTCCCGGTTGAATTAACAGAAGAATATGCGGAAGAAGAAGGCATGAAAGCGGACCAAGCCGGTTTTGAGCGTGAGATGCAGCAGCAGCGTGAGCGTGCACGTGCCGCTCGTCAGGATACCGAGTCCATGCAGGTGCAGGGCGGTGTGCTGTCCTCTGTGAAAGAAGAAAGCGCCTTTACGTATGACCGATTGACAGTCGATACAACTGTAGCGGTTTTAATCAAAGACGGTGTTCTTGTTGAGGAAGCGCACGAAGGAGAAGAAATTCAATTTATTCTAAAAGAAACGCCATTTTACGCAGAAAGCGGCGGTCAAATTGCCGATAAAGGAACTGTAGAATCGGAAACAGCCCGTGTTGTGGTAAAAGATGTGCAAAAAGCACCGAACGGCCAAAACGTTCACAGTGCGGTCGTGGAAAGCGGAACATTGTCAGTGGGAAGTGCGGTTACAGCAAAAGTAGATGTACTGTCGCGCGGCAAAATTATTAAAAACCACACAGCTACACACTTAATGCACCAAGCATTAAAAGATGTACTCGGCACGCACGTAAACCAAGCGGGATCTCTCGTTGAACCAGACCGCCTTCGCTTTGACTTTTCGCATTTCGGCCAGGTAACAGCAGATGAGATTGCCCAGGTAGAAGGGATTGTCAACGAAAAGATCTGGCAGGGGATCGCGGTGGAAACAGCGTTTAAGCCAATCGCAGAAGCAAAAGCGATGGGAGCGATGGCCCTGTTCGGCGAGAAATACGGCGATATTGTCCGGGTCGTTTCAGTTGGCGATTTCAGTCTTGAGCTTTGCGGTGGCTGCCACGTAGTGAATACAGCGGAAATCGGCTTGTTTAAGGTTTTGTCTGAAAGCGGCATTGGGGCAGGGACACGCCGGATCGAAGCGGTAACAGGCGAAGGCGCATTCCGCTATTTGAATGAGCAGGCAGCTGTATTAAAAGAAGCAGCGTCAAAACTAAAATCCAATCCGAAAGATATTTTAACGAAAGTGGACAGCCTGCAGACAGAAATGCGTGAACTGCAGCGTGAAAATGAATCACTTTCAAAGAAATTGTCAAACATAGAAGCAGGCAGCCTCTCCGATAACATCGAAACAGTGAATGGCGTACAGCTTCTCGCGGCAAAAGTGCAGGCGGCTGATATGAATGCTCTTCGGACAATGGCTGATGAGTTAAAGCAAAAAGTCACACCAGGTGTCATTGTGCTGGTTGCTGAAGCAGATGGCAAAGTAAACGTCGTCACAGCGGTGACAGGCGATTTAACCGAAAAAGGCTTCCATGCTGGAAAACTAGTGAAGGAAGTGGCTGGATGCCTTGGCGGAGGCGGTGGAGGCCGTCCAGATATGGCACAGGCAGGTGGAAAAGACCCATCGAAAATTGACGAAGCACTGCAAATTGCCATTGAATGGGTGAAATCCATTTGA
- a CDS encoding IreB family regulatory phosphoprotein, which produces MSSFDKTMRFNFPEEPYEENVKEVLLKVHGALEEKGYNPINQIVGYLLSGDPAYIPRHNDARNLIRRLERDEIIEELVKTYLKEQQEEPTS; this is translated from the coding sequence ATGAGTTCTTTTGACAAGACGATGCGGTTTAACTTTCCAGAAGAGCCGTATGAAGAAAATGTAAAAGAAGTGCTGCTAAAGGTTCATGGCGCACTGGAGGAAAAAGGGTACAATCCGATCAATCAAATTGTCGGCTATTTGCTTTCCGGAGATCCGGCTTATATTCCGCGTCACAATGACGCCCGGAATTTAATCCGCCGGCTTGAGCGGGATGAAATTATTGAGGAGCTTGTCAAAACGTACCTGAAAGAACAGCAGGAGGAACCTACATCATGA
- the ruvX gene encoding Holliday junction resolvase RuvX: protein MRTMGLDAGTKTIGIAVSDAFGWTAQGIETIKIDEAAGEFGLDRIGELVREHEVSKFVVGFPKNMNNTVGPRGEAAKMFAGLLEESFNLPAVLWDERLTTMAAERMLIDADVSRKKRKKVIDKMAAVMILQGYLDSQK, encoded by the coding sequence ATGAGAACTATGGGCCTTGACGCCGGCACAAAAACAATCGGCATTGCCGTCAGCGACGCATTTGGCTGGACAGCACAAGGCATTGAAACGATAAAGATCGATGAGGCGGCAGGCGAATTTGGTCTTGATCGGATCGGCGAGCTTGTGCGGGAGCACGAAGTGAGCAAATTTGTTGTCGGCTTTCCGAAAAACATGAATAATACAGTAGGGCCGAGAGGAGAAGCTGCAAAGATGTTTGCAGGTCTTCTTGAGGAATCCTTTAACCTTCCGGCTGTACTGTGGGATGAGCGGCTGACAACAATGGCAGCAGAACGAATGCTTATTGACGCAGATGTAAGCCGGAAAAAACGAAAAAAAGTAATTGATAAAATGGCTGCGGTGATGATTCTGCAAGGATATCTCGACAGCCAAAAATGA
- a CDS encoding DUF1292 domain-containing protein translates to MEHGEKQITVIDDNGNEQLCEVLFTFHNDEFDKSYVLYFPVGAEEDDNEEIEIHASSFTPGDEGEDGELQPIESDEEWNMIEEMLNTFLDDEEQE, encoded by the coding sequence ATGGAACATGGTGAAAAGCAAATCACAGTAATTGACGACAACGGTAATGAACAGCTTTGTGAAGTTTTATTTACTTTCCACAACGATGAATTTGACAAGTCCTACGTGCTTTACTTCCCAGTAGGCGCAGAAGAAGATGATAACGAGGAAATTGAAATTCATGCTTCTTCTTTTACGCCAGGTGACGAAGGAGAAGACGGAGAGCTTCAGCCGATCGAGTCGGATGAAGAGTGGAACATGATCGAAGAAATGCTTAACACATTTCTTGATGATGAAGAACAAGAATAA
- the mltG gene encoding endolytic transglycosylase MltG has translation MSNDIFLPPSGRKRRLKRAVLIVFFLLLLLAAALAAGAYYVWKSASGPADAGNDKQVNVSIPLGSSLSSISQTLEDKGIVKNAMLFKYYVKYKGEGDFQAGEYVLSPSMTPDAIMSSLKEGKVLGDGSLAIPEGYQLAQIAELIAAQTNREAEDVLAVLNSEAFIQKMMTNHPALVTNAVMNENIRYPLEGYLYPATYDIENPEKPVEEIAEEMIAKMDEIVQGYSAQIKASGMTVHEFLTFASLVEEEATGKTDRKKIASVFYNRMKANMPLQTDPTVLYAKGEHKDRVLYEDLEVDSPYNTYKVKGLTPGPIGNSGIDSMEAVLSPEQTDFLYFLASPAGDVYYSKTLEEHNKLKAKYITNAE, from the coding sequence ATGTCGAATGATATTTTTCTGCCGCCTTCAGGGCGTAAAAGGCGGTTGAAAAGAGCAGTTTTAATCGTGTTTTTTTTACTACTTCTGCTGGCAGCAGCGCTTGCGGCGGGAGCTTATTACGTTTGGAAAAGCGCATCAGGCCCTGCGGATGCAGGAAATGATAAACAAGTGAATGTTTCCATTCCGCTTGGTTCAAGCCTGTCTTCCATTTCACAAACGCTTGAAGACAAAGGCATTGTAAAAAATGCAATGCTGTTTAAATATTACGTAAAGTATAAAGGCGAAGGTGATTTTCAGGCGGGAGAATATGTGTTGTCTCCTTCCATGACCCCTGACGCCATTATGTCTTCCTTAAAAGAAGGGAAAGTACTGGGAGACGGCAGCTTAGCCATTCCGGAAGGCTATCAGCTGGCTCAGATTGCGGAGCTGATCGCTGCTCAAACGAATCGGGAAGCAGAAGACGTGCTGGCTGTGCTGAATAGCGAAGCATTTATTCAAAAAATGATGACAAACCACCCTGCGCTTGTTACAAACGCAGTGATGAATGAAAATATTCGCTATCCGCTCGAAGGCTATTTGTATCCGGCGACTTATGATATAGAAAATCCGGAAAAGCCGGTTGAAGAGATCGCAGAAGAAATGATTGCCAAAATGGATGAAATCGTACAAGGCTATTCCGCTCAAATTAAAGCATCCGGCATGACAGTTCACGAATTTTTAACATTTGCTTCACTCGTCGAGGAGGAAGCAACCGGTAAAACGGATCGCAAAAAAATTGCCAGCGTCTTTTATAATCGAATGAAAGCAAACATGCCGCTGCAAACAGATCCAACAGTGCTGTACGCGAAAGGGGAGCATAAAGATCGAGTTCTATATGAAGACCTCGAGGTGGATTCTCCTTACAATACGTACAAAGTCAAAGGCTTAACGCCAGGACCGATCGGCAACAGCGGCATTGATTCGATGGAAGCCGTGCTGTCACCTGAGCAAACAGATTTCCTTTACTTCCTTGCTTCACCGGCAGGAGATGTTTACTATTCAAAAACACTCGAGGAACACAATAAATTAAAAGCAAAATATATCACAAACGCCGAGTAA
- a CDS encoding O-methyltransferase → MNDNIHGYIESLLQPRTGLLAEMEQYAAEHRVPIMEPVGMDTLLAVMKLQKPERLLEIGTAIGYSALRMAEAVPGLHITTLERDEDRFNKATQYISQSGEQNRIRILLGDALELAEQAAEDGPFDAIFIDAAKGQYRRFFELYEPMLKPGGVIYSDNVLFKGYAAGTDAPSKRLEKMAQKIMDYNQWLMTHPGYDTSIIPAGDGIAISTKRSEEK, encoded by the coding sequence ATGAACGACAATATACATGGCTACATTGAGTCATTGCTTCAGCCGCGGACGGGTTTGCTCGCAGAAATGGAGCAATATGCGGCCGAGCACCGCGTTCCGATTATGGAACCGGTCGGCATGGACACACTGCTGGCTGTCATGAAGCTTCAAAAGCCTGAGCGTCTGCTTGAGATCGGCACGGCGATCGGGTATTCGGCTCTTCGGATGGCAGAAGCGGTTCCCGGGCTGCACATTACAACGCTTGAGCGTGACGAGGATCGATTTAACAAAGCTACTCAATACATCAGCCAGTCAGGCGAGCAAAACCGGATCCGAATCCTGTTAGGCGATGCGCTTGAACTAGCGGAACAGGCAGCGGAAGACGGACCGTTTGACGCCATCTTTATTGATGCGGCAAAAGGACAATATCGCCGCTTTTTTGAATTATACGAACCGATGTTAAAGCCGGGCGGCGTTATTTATTCAGACAATGTGTTGTTTAAAGGGTACGCTGCTGGAACAGATGCACCGTCGAAACGTCTTGAGAAAATGGCACAAAAAATTATGGATTACAATCAATGGCTGATGACGCATCCCGGTTATGATACATCTATTATCCCAGCCGGTGATGGCATTGCCATCAGCACAAAACGGAGTGAAGAAAAATGA
- a CDS encoding peptidase U32 family protein, with product MKKPELLVTPGSVDELIKQIEAGADAFLIGEQQYGLRLPGEFTREQVKEAIRIAHEHGKKVYVAVNALFHNNIANELDEYVTFVEQAGADAIVFGDPAVIMAVRETGAAIPLHWNPETTATNYYTANYWGKRGAVRAVLARELSMDAVIETKEQANVQIEVQVHGMTCMFQSKRPLLGHYFEYMGKNMEIEKRQGAKNMLLHDPERSNKYPIYEDANGTHIMSPNDMCIIDELQELVEAGIDSFKIDGVLQTEEYRLETTKLYRKAIDLCVDQPDQYEDKKEDLLEAAEALQPDHRPLDSGFFFKETVY from the coding sequence ATGAAAAAACCAGAATTGCTTGTGACACCGGGCAGTGTTGATGAACTGATCAAACAAATAGAAGCAGGTGCTGACGCTTTTCTTATTGGAGAGCAGCAGTATGGCCTGCGCCTTCCGGGTGAGTTTACCCGTGAACAGGTAAAGGAAGCCATTCGCATTGCGCATGAGCATGGCAAAAAAGTATATGTGGCAGTTAATGCCCTTTTTCATAACAATATCGCGAACGAACTTGATGAATACGTAACGTTTGTTGAACAAGCAGGTGCTGATGCTATCGTATTCGGTGATCCGGCTGTTATTATGGCCGTTCGGGAAACAGGCGCGGCGATTCCGCTGCATTGGAATCCGGAAACAACGGCGACCAATTACTACACAGCGAACTACTGGGGCAAACGCGGAGCTGTTCGTGCCGTACTTGCCCGGGAACTCAGCATGGATGCGGTTATTGAAACGAAAGAACAGGCGAATGTTCAAATTGAAGTGCAGGTTCATGGGATGACATGCATGTTCCAGTCAAAGCGTCCTCTTCTAGGTCATTACTTTGAATACATGGGCAAAAATATGGAAATCGAAAAGCGGCAGGGTGCGAAAAACATGCTGCTTCACGATCCAGAACGCAGCAACAAATACCCTATTTATGAAGATGCAAATGGCACTCATATTATGAGCCCGAATGATATGTGCATTATTGATGAACTGCAGGAACTTGTGGAAGCAGGTATCGATTCATTTAAAATTGACGGTGTGCTGCAAACAGAAGAATATCGTCTTGAAACAACGAAATTGTATCGGAAAGCGATTGACCTTTGCGTAGATCAGCCGGATCAATATGAAGATAAAAAAGAGGACTTGCTTGAAGCTGCGGAAGCACTTCAGCCCGATCACCGTCCGCTTGATTCAGGCTTTTTCTTTAAAGAAACGGTTTATTAA